CAACCTTAATTTTGTCGATGGCGATGGTTTCCTCCTTTCCGTCGACAATTCTAATGGCTTTGTTTGGCGCCAATTTCAGCAATTCCTTTACTGCGGAATTGGTGCGGTTGTGTGCGCGTGCTTCCAAAACCTGTCCCATTAAAACCAAGGTGAGAATTACCGTTGCCGCTTCAAAATATACATGCACCGTCCCCATTTCGGTTTTGAATTGGTCTGGAAAAAAATCTGGAAACAACATCCCGAAAACACTGAAAAGCCAAGCCACGCCAGCACCTATACCGATGAGGGTGAACATATTGAGATTCCAAGTTTTGATGGAGCGATAGGCACGTTCAAAAAACATCCAAGTGGCATAAAAAACCACGGAAATTGAAAGACCGAATTGAACCCAATTCCATGTGCCCATTGGCATCCAATCATACAATGGATTGTTGGGAATCATTTCGGACATCGCGATTATGAATATGGGAAGCGTAAAGGCTACGGCAATCCAAAACTTTTTCAGCAACTTTTTATAGGATTTGTTTTCGGCAGATTCGTCGGCTTCCTTTGGCACCAAATCCATTCCGCAGATTGGGCAAGAACCCGGTTCGTCGCGAATTACTTCCGGATGCATTGGGCAGGTATATTCCGTTGCCGAACTTGTTGAAGTTTTTGCCTCTTCCACTAAATCCATTCCGCAGACTGGACAATCGCCGGGCTTGTCGTAGGTTTTATCGCCTTCGCAATGCATTGGGCAATAAAAGGTGCCTGAACTGCTTTGCTTGGCTCGTTTCTCTTCCTTTTTCTCTTTGTGCTTTTGCGCGGCTTCGGCGTCGTCGGGAAGGGAAATACTGTACCTTCCACCGTCGTCTTCCAAAGCTTTTTCAAAAATTTTCAATGGAATATGTTTTTCCATTTCAATAACAGCTTCGGCTTTTTCGAGGTTTACTGATGCGTTGGTAACGCCTTCAACCTCACTCAATGTCTGCTCTACGTGGCCTCGGCAGCCGTTGCAGGTCATTCCATATATGTGATAAGTATGTTTCATTTTAATGTGTACTAAATTTTAATTTCATTTCTGTTGAAAGTCCTTCAGCATTTAGTCCATATGCATCTACTAAAAGACCTTTTACGCCTTTTGCTTACAAATCGTTTATAGCTTCTGAAAGGGTATCGTAGTTTTTCATTTATTGTGAATTTAGAGAATAAAAAACTTAACAATTAATCCGCCAGCAAGCCAGACATAACAACTCAATGCAGCGTATTTAAGAATGTTTTCCAAAAGTTGACTTTTTGGTGCCATTTCTTTCATTTGTTTTACATCCTTCCTCTTAAAAAATCCGAGGTAGATTAAAAACCCTGAAACCAGTAAAAAGGCTATGTTTAAAAAAAATGTATAATCAATTTTAAAATATTCACTATCCTGAATTTTTACTTGTGAAGGATCTGGCAAAATACCCAACAAATCAAATGAGTAATGCAAAATCAAGGACGCGCCAATAAGTGACATAAACAATAAGAACAGTATGAATAAGGACATTTTCCAACCGTAATATTTTGCATTGATACGAAGGATTGGAAACACCACTAAATCGCTAAAAATAAAAGCCATAACTCCTGCAAAACTCACGCCCTTGCCAAATAAAAGTGCTGCCAAAGGAATATTTCCCATGGAGCCAATGAAGGTCAAAAATGCAGCAACAGGGCCAACGATTATGTGCTCTAGGATTTCAAAAAATGTAAAGTCGGTATTTCCATTACCACTATTGATAAACAGGGTTTGGAAAAAAGAATCTGGCACAAAAGCCGCAACAATTCCAGCAATGGTAAAGCCTACTGTTACATCTTTCCATACCATTTTCCATTCCATCCCATACTGCTTGGAAACTTTTGCCCAACCTTTTTCAGATTGCATTTTCTTTTTCCATGATTTGGATTCGTCGCCTTCGTCATCGTCCTTCTCCTTTAGGTTTTTTCGGGCGTTTTTGATAAGCTTTTTTGGATTAATTAGCCGTATTAGCAGCCACGAAATAAGTATCAATAAAACACCCCCCACATATTCACCAACCACAAACTGCCATCCCAGGAAAATTGAAATGATAATTCCAAGCTCAATAACCAAATTGGTAGATGCCAACAAAAAGGCTATGGAAGAAACAAAGCTCGCTCCTTTTTTAAAAAGGGATTTGGTAGATGCCAAGGCCGCAAAACTGCACGAACTGCTGATAAAACCAAAAAATGTTCCCAGTAAAACACCTTTACCTTCGGTATCTCCCATTGTTTTTTGCATCCGTTTTTCGGTCACAAAAACCTGAATCATACTACTAATGACATAACCAAGGGCAAATGCCCACAGCGCCATCCAAAAAAATCCAGCGGTAGTGTAAGCCGCTTCTGACCATTGTTTTAGAAAGTTGTTCATAGGTTATCGAATTAAATAATTAATAATTGACTGTTGCAAATAGTATTGCTGCACAGCTTCTATACGGTTAACTTGAAACTTCAATTGCAGCTCTTGGATGTCCAGTACATCATTGAAATCAATAGTTCCAG
The Aequorivita iocasae genome window above contains:
- a CDS encoding permease, with product MNNFLKQWSEAAYTTAGFFWMALWAFALGYVISSMIQVFVTEKRMQKTMGDTEGKGVLLGTFFGFISSSCSFAALASTKSLFKKGASFVSSIAFLLASTNLVIELGIIISIFLGWQFVVGEYVGGVLLILISWLLIRLINPKKLIKNARKNLKEKDDDEGDESKSWKKKMQSEKGWAKVSKQYGMEWKMVWKDVTVGFTIAGIVAAFVPDSFFQTLFINSGNGNTDFTFFEILEHIIVGPVAAFLTFIGSMGNIPLAALLFGKGVSFAGVMAFIFSDLVVFPILRINAKYYGWKMSLFILFLLFMSLIGASLILHYSFDLLGILPDPSQVKIQDSEYFKIDYTFFLNIAFLLVSGFLIYLGFFKRKDVKQMKEMAPKSQLLENILKYAALSCYVWLAGGLIVKFFIL